A genome region from Populus alba chromosome 5, ASM523922v2, whole genome shotgun sequence includes the following:
- the LOC118047638 gene encoding uncharacterized protein codes for MEEESIQLDHDCNSTEESSTMQLVPPTSPEISGVCGHPIENPRVGDEYQAEIPSMISQAEHLQLVTIPFDSDGISRASHSFLIGLAVPIMWLDDHMVTSGEDEGCRSLSHPGDAVLKNESSKSKKCKKLCTVKKEASELNAELLDDVKELKPATFQSKVAGKENLDLLCKSKNYYPLPGLLHNPWRNADVDGFILGLYIFGKNFVQIQRFIDKEVGEILSFYYGKFYMSDAYRRWSDTRKTKKKKCVYGHRIFTGWRQQELFSRLDPHVPVHFRNTFQEVSMEFTKGKISLEDYVFKLKATVGIQVLVEAVGIGKGKDDLTGLAMEPVKSNPLFPDCPAGKDYSSLTASEIIKLLTGGFRLSKARSNDIFWEAVWPRLLARGWHSEQPQNQGYVDTNHCLVFLIPGIKKFSRRKLVKGNHYFDSVSDVLSKVASEPMLIELEAEETRGSICNEEDGWDPGVPSNLDDQSICQPRQFLKPQVSKRNLNHVKFTVVDSSLDGGKKSKVKEMRYSPDDLKVMPLFTTLSGRTPRIFLESTLDKNDLDALGMPLDGEEKMNDVDCNEGGTFHACSSNSTKFTIVDTSLLLGGILVRPRELRCLPVEYDCASEMTNATENETNSSDNSLVQHAPDAANRPNYRRGIFDKSYQDESSELKEPQSTRTLKHQSSRRAKSSQSNYLVPPVKRQRLTVCSDTEMSDVIENFSGGMRSKQGRVCLALKAPSAGSKAFKVRGYRKKSSSTKPSAKCDPEEENGGGMLSANSFGLGNSQRENVEHQSPLLIDLNLPRVALDSNNGEVVPMEVENIQRINANNKCYPSQSDNTNANMLSTSVDVTPAAEEPDMNPRRQSTRNRPMTIKALAALEYGFSEVKKRPKSVGVRTDKKSCFRVLPRVQQHSRSTIKTCSVGAGIVDLKEERDASGAFIVE; via the exons ATGGAG GAGGAATCAATTCAGCTAGATCATGATTGCAATTCCACTGAAGAATCATCTACTATGCAGTTAGTTCCTCCAACATCTCCTGAGATCAGTGGTGTGTGTGGGCATCCAATAGAGAACCCTCGAGTTGGTGATGAGTATCAAGCAGAAATTCCATCCATGATATCACAAGCAGAGCATCTACAACTTGTAACAATCCCTTTTGATTCAGATGGAATATCCAGAGCTTCCCATTCCTTTCTAATAGGTTTAGCAGTCCCAATCATGTGGCTGGATGATCATATGGTTACTAGTGGAGAGGATGAAGGGTGTAGATCTCTGAGCCACCCCGGAGATGCGGTTCTTAAAAATGAGTCCAGCAAATCCAAAAAATGCAAAAAGCTTTGTACTGTGAAGAAAGAAGCTTCAGAACTCAATGCTGAACTATTGGATGATGTTAAGGAATTGAAACCAGCGACCTTTCAATCCAAGGTGGCAGGCAAAGAAAACTTAGATCTGCTGTGTAAAAGCAAAAACTATTATCCTCTTCCTGGTTTACTGCATAACCCTTGGAGAAATGCAGATGTAGATGGTTTTATTcttggtttatatatatttggaaaaaaTTTTGTTCAGATACAGAGATTCATAGACAAGGAGGTGGGGGAAATACTGTCATTTTATTATGGGAAATTTTATATGTCTGATGCGTATCGTCGATGGTCAGATACTCGgaagacaaaaaagaagaaatgtgtATATGGACATAGAATTTTCACAGGGTGGAGGCAACAGGAACTGTTCTCTCGTCTGGATCCTCATGTCCCAGTGCATTTTCGAAATACTTTCCAAGAG GTCTCTATGGAATTTACCAAGGGTAAAATCTCACTAGAAGATTATGTATTCAAATTAAAGGCCACTGTTGGCATTCAAGTTCTTGTAGAAGCTGTTGGTATCGGTAAGGGGAAAGATGATCTCACTGGTCTTGCCATGGAACCTGTAAAAAGCAATCCTTTGTTTCCTGATTGTCCAGCTGGTAAAGATTACTCCTCTCTTACAGCCAGTGAGATAATCAAGCTTTTGACTGGGGGCTTCCGTTTGAGCAAAGCTCGCTCCAATGACATTTTTTGGGAAGCTGTTTGGCCCCGTTTGCTGGCAAGAGGGTGGCACTCTGAGCAACCACAGAATCAGGGTTATGTTGACACCAATCACTGTCTTGTTTTTCTCATTCCTGGCATTAAGAAATTTTCAAGAAGAAAACTTGTGAAAGGTAATCACTACTTTGACTCTGTCAGTGATGTTTTGAGCAAAGTTGCATCAGAACCAATGCTTATTGAGCTTGAAGCTGAAGAAACTAGAGGCAGCATCTGCAATGAAGAGGATGGCTGGGATCCAGGAGTACCATCAAACCTGGATGATCAATCCATTTGTCAACCCCGCCAATTTCTTAAACCTCAGGTTTCTAAACGCAATCTGAACCATGTGAAGTTCACTGTTGTGGATTCAAGTTTGGACGGAGGGAAAAAGTCCAAGGTGAAAGAAATGAGATACTCTCCAGATGATTTGAAAGTTATGCCCTTGTTCACCACTCTTTCAGGTAGAACTCCAAGGATTTTTTTGGAGAGCACACTGGATAAAAATGATCTAGATGCTCTTGGTATGCCATTGGATGGTGAAGAGAAAATGAATGATGTTGACTGCAATGAGGGTGGTACATTTCATGCATGCAGCTCGAACTCTACGAAGTTCACCATTGTAGACACCAGTTTGTTACTTGGAGGAATATTAGTAAGGCCAAGAGAACTAAGATGTTTACCAGTTGAGTATGACTGTGCTTCTGAAATGACCAATGCAACTGAGAATGAAACCAATTCCTCTGACAATTCACTGGTTCAGCACGCACCAGATGCAGCTAATAGACCCAACTATAGAAGGGGTATATTTGACAAGAGCTACCAGGACGAAAGCTCCGAATTGAAAGAACCCCAGTCAACGAGAACTTTAAAGCACCAATCAAGTCGAAGGGCAAAATCCAGCCAGTCAAATTACTTGGTCCCACCAGTGAAACGACAGAGACTAACTGTTTGTTCTGATACAGAGATGAGCGATGTCATTGAGAATTTCTCTGGAGGCATGCGGTCAAAACAAGGGAGGGTTTGTTTAGCTTTGAAAGCACCAAGTGCTGGCAGCAAAGCCTTTAAAGTCCGTGGTTATCGAAAGAAATCATCATCAACTAAACCCTCAGCTAAATGTGATCCAGAAGAGGAGAATGGCGGGGGAATGTTGAGTGCAAATTCTTTTGGTTTAGGAAATTCTCAGAGAGAAAATGTGGAACATCAATCCCCGCTTTTGATTGATCTGAATCTACCTCGAGTTGCATTGGACTCTAATAATGGAGAAGTGGTGCCCATGGAAGTGGAAAACATCCAAAGAATAAATGCCAATAATAAATGTTATCCATCTCAGTCAGATAATACCAATGCCAACATGTTGAGTACCTCTGTTGATGTTACTCCTGCAGCAGAGGAACCTGATATGAACCCCAGAAGGCAAAGCACAAGAAACAGGCCAATGACCATTAAAGCATTGGCAGCTCTTGAATATGGATTCTCGGAAGTGAAGAAGAGGCCAAAGAGCGTTGGAGTTCGCACAGACAAGAAATCCTGTTTTAGAGTCCTTCCTCGGGTCCAACAACATAGTAGAAGTACCATAAAGACATGCAGTGTCGGTGCTGGTATTGTGGATTTGAAGGAAGAAAGGGATGCTAGTGGAGCCTTCATTGTTGAATGA
- the LOC118047639 gene encoding nuclear transcription factor Y subunit B-4 — MDDEQDRLLPVANVGRMMKKILPPTAKISKEAKQTMQECATEFISFVTGEASDKCQKENRKTVNGDDICWALISLGFDDHAEAMVRYLHKYRGAERERSTNQHIASGTDQGEESNHESKQPIEAPNNGVGFRVLDKGNSSSFTNPS; from the coding sequence ATGGATGATGAGCAAGATAGATTGTTGCCTGTTGCCAATGTGGGTCGGATGATGAAGAAAATCCTGCCACCAACTGCCAAGATCTCCAAAGAAGCAAAACAAACCATGCAAGAATGCGCGACAGAATTTATAAGTTTTGTAACTGGCGAGGCATCTGATAAGTGTCAGAAGGAGAACCGCAAGACAGTGAACGGAGATGACATCTGTTGGGCTCTCATTTCTCTAGGGTTTGACGACCATGCAGAGGCTATGGTAAGGTACTTGCATAAATATAGAGGGGCTGAAAGAGAGAGATCCACTAACCAACATATAGCTTCTGGCACTGACCAAGGTGAAGAATCCAACCATGAAAGTAAGCAGCCAATTGAAGCTCCTAATAACGGAGTAGGATTTAGGGTTCTTGATAAGGGCAACAGCAGCTCTTTCACAAATCCTTCCTGA